The Candidatus Atribacteria bacterium ADurb.Bin276 genome has a segment encoding these proteins:
- the rbsC_28 gene encoding Ribose transport system permease protein RbsC yields the protein MNTNEKSKSLRMLIKIRGFREFGIIIFIIIISILIGIRNPRFLTWGNIHDMLLDTAILSILAVGMTLVLVTGGIDLSSESGLALTGMIAGMMIKDNPHLSPIFMLLFGIVLGSILGAITGLIVSKGKVFPIIATLSMMYVYRGITFIISGGKWINAYEMPDSFKTMATGRLLGFSNLIAIAIVVYLVFYFFVNHTRTGREIYAVGSNIEAARIIGINTGFIIWLVYTLSGALYGLAGVMWVARYASAQNDTASGFVMTIVAACVLGGVSISGGVGTISGVLLGSIMIGIINNALPMIRVSPFWKMALQGLIILVAVLVNILITRNAEKAQLKQREARAKYHE from the coding sequence TTTCGGGAATTCGGTATTATCATTTTCATAATAATTATCTCTATTCTGATTGGAATCCGGAATCCTCGTTTTTTAACCTGGGGAAACATCCATGATATGCTTTTAGACACTGCTATCCTATCTATCTTGGCGGTAGGGATGACGCTGGTTTTGGTCACTGGGGGCATAGACCTTTCTTCAGAGTCAGGGTTAGCGCTTACCGGCATGATTGCTGGGATGATGATTAAGGATAACCCTCATTTATCTCCTATATTCATGCTGTTATTTGGGATTGTATTGGGAAGTATATTAGGGGCGATAACTGGTTTAATTGTATCCAAGGGGAAGGTTTTCCCGATCATCGCGACCTTGAGCATGATGTATGTATACCGGGGAATTACCTTTATTATCAGCGGGGGGAAATGGATCAACGCTTATGAAATGCCCGATTCTTTTAAAACCATGGCTACCGGTAGATTGCTGGGGTTTTCTAACCTAATAGCTATTGCAATTGTGGTCTACCTCGTTTTTTATTTTTTTGTCAATCATACCCGAACCGGAAGAGAAATCTACGCAGTAGGTAGCAATATCGAAGCAGCCCGTATAATTGGAATAAATACCGGATTCATTATTTGGCTGGTTTACACACTATCTGGTGCTTTGTATGGATTAGCAGGAGTGATGTGGGTTGCTCGCTACGCTTCGGCACAAAACGATACTGCTTCTGGCTTTGTGATGACTATCGTTGCCGCCTGTGTTTTAGGTGGGGTGAGTATCAGCGGTGGAGTAGGGACTATATCAGGAGTTCTCTTAGGGTCAATAATGATAGGAATTATTAATAACGCCCTTCCTATGATTCGAGTATCTCCTTTCTGGAAAATGGCTTTACAGGGCCTCATAATATTAGTAGCTGTTTTAGTGAATATTCTCATTACTCGCAATGCCGAAAAAGCTCAATTGAAACAGAGAGAAGCGAGGGCTAAGTATCATGAGTAA